In Brevibacterium zhoupengii, the following are encoded in one genomic region:
- a CDS encoding FhaA domain-containing protein, with the protein MGILDRFEKGLENVVNGAFAKAFRSQVEPVELAGALRREADNKAAVVSRGRTLTANHYSIELSPTDYDRLSGLENELRSDLRQVIGDHAVEQAYSFVGPVSVEFVEADDLDTGMYRVVSSTQRPDGSPAAQPANRGGYDPVSRSHNIVGEGQANSGSRPVPPRRTPEPASAPVRQAAPARSRTISPSVTIHGQDYELRQGTNVFGRSSSSSDYVIDDPGVSRRHFEITVERDHAVANDLGSTNGTLLRGRKLTSANLSDGDVLMAGDAEVRYHENEQDAQ; encoded by the coding sequence ATGGGGATTCTCGATCGTTTCGAGAAGGGATTGGAGAATGTCGTCAACGGCGCCTTCGCCAAAGCGTTCCGCTCACAGGTGGAACCGGTCGAATTGGCCGGCGCACTGCGACGCGAGGCCGACAACAAGGCCGCCGTCGTCTCACGCGGACGAACACTGACGGCGAACCACTACAGCATCGAACTGTCTCCCACTGATTACGACCGTCTCTCCGGTCTCGAGAACGAACTCCGCTCCGACCTGCGACAGGTCATCGGCGATCACGCGGTCGAACAGGCCTACAGCTTCGTCGGTCCCGTCTCCGTCGAATTCGTCGAGGCAGACGACCTCGACACGGGAATGTACCGTGTCGTCTCCAGCACTCAGCGTCCCGATGGGTCTCCCGCAGCACAACCGGCCAACCGCGGAGGCTATGACCCCGTGTCGCGCTCGCACAACATCGTGGGCGAAGGACAGGCCAACTCCGGATCGCGTCCTGTCCCGCCCAGACGCACACCCGAACCGGCATCGGCTCCGGTGCGCCAGGCAGCACCGGCACGGTCGCGCACGATCAGTCCCAGCGTGACCATCCACGGTCAGGACTATGAGCTGCGCCAGGGCACGAACGTCTTCGGACGGTCCTCCTCCAGCTCCGACTACGTCATCGATGATCCCGGCGTCTCCCGCCGACACTTCGAAATCACCGTCGAACGTGACCATGCGGTCGCCAACGACCTCGGATCGACCAACGGCACCCTTCTGCGCGGACGCAAGCTCACCTCGGCGAACCTCTCCGACGGTGATGTCCTCATGGCCGGAGACGCAGAGGTGCGCTACCACGAGAACGAACAGGACGCCCAGTGA
- a CDS encoding DUF1801 domain-containing protein: MSPNPTNDPKAADTSTADGGLSEQERAAIKDRAKELKTQAKRSKSGEKAAAKAAADEADLLAKIEQMPAGDREMAERLHSIVASVAPDLAPKLYYGQPGYAQKGKVICFFRSGEMDKARYSTFGFSPQAALDNPDGFWPTSYALQNPSEAAWEAIAELIRSATAD; the protein is encoded by the coding sequence ATGTCTCCCAACCCCACAAACGACCCCAAGGCGGCAGACACCAGCACCGCAGACGGCGGATTGTCTGAGCAGGAGCGCGCAGCGATCAAAGACCGGGCCAAGGAGCTCAAGACACAGGCGAAGCGAAGCAAGTCTGGGGAGAAGGCCGCAGCCAAGGCCGCGGCAGATGAGGCCGACCTGCTGGCGAAGATCGAGCAGATGCCAGCCGGCGATCGCGAAATGGCCGAACGCCTCCATTCGATCGTCGCCTCCGTCGCACCGGATCTGGCGCCGAAGCTCTACTACGGACAGCCCGGATATGCGCAGAAGGGAAAGGTCATCTGCTTCTTCCGCAGCGGGGAGATGGACAAGGCACGCTACTCGACTTTCGGGTTCAGCCCGCAGGCCGCACTCGACAACCCCGATGGATTCTGGCCCACCTCCTACGCTTTGCAGAACCCGAGTGAGGCTGCCTGGGAGGCCATCGCCGAGCTCATCAGGTCAGCGACCGCTGACTGA
- a CDS encoding anthrone oxygenase family protein, with amino-acid sequence MLTFAITAGVNVPLNNALDRSTVGAATPNFETQSRDTQNFDAQSQDAQNFDAQSHDAQSHEVRQRFEARWNRWNHVRTLTSLGALACFTAGMALG; translated from the coding sequence GTGCTGACCTTCGCCATCACGGCCGGAGTGAATGTTCCCCTCAACAACGCCTTGGACAGGTCAACGGTCGGCGCCGCGACGCCGAACTTTGAGACGCAGAGTCGCGATACGCAGAACTTTGACGCGCAGAGCCAGGACGCGCAGAACTTTGACGCGCAGAGCCACGACGCGCAGAGCCACGAGGTACGTCAGCGTTTCGAGGCCCGCTGGAATCGGTGGAACCATGTTCGGACTCTCACCAGCCTCGGTGCGCTCGCCTGCTTCACTGCGGGAATGGCTCTCGGGTAG
- a CDS encoding helix-turn-helix transcriptional regulator — protein sequence MDLDRTGLAQFLRRRRESLQPEDVGLPRGSRRRTSGLRREEVATLCHMSSDYYSRLEQQRGPRPSEQMIASIAQGLHLTLDQRNHVFRLAGHPVPERGAASEHISPGLLRIFDRLHDTPAEIVTELGETLRQTTLGVALTGDLTSLRGPERSISYRWFADPSTRMLYAPEEHEFLSRLWVSGLREVATLRGTKSRAAHLKDLLLDESEEFRRLWSVHEVGLRPHTVKHFVHPAVGELELNCQSLLDPNQSLSLLVYTAEPGSESAEKLQLLSIIGASGASTREPFPQ from the coding sequence ATGGACCTCGATCGAACCGGCTTGGCGCAGTTCCTGCGCCGTCGCCGAGAGTCACTGCAACCTGAGGATGTGGGGCTCCCTCGCGGCAGTCGCCGTCGCACATCCGGCCTGCGCCGCGAGGAGGTCGCCACCCTGTGCCACATGTCCTCGGACTACTACTCCAGACTCGAGCAGCAGCGCGGGCCACGACCCTCTGAGCAGATGATCGCGTCCATCGCCCAGGGACTTCATCTCACCCTCGATCAGCGCAACCACGTGTTCCGCCTCGCCGGCCACCCGGTTCCCGAGAGGGGCGCCGCAAGCGAGCACATCAGTCCCGGTCTGCTGCGCATCTTCGACCGTCTGCACGACACTCCGGCGGAGATCGTCACCGAACTCGGTGAGACACTGCGCCAGACCACCCTCGGCGTCGCCCTCACCGGTGACCTGACTTCGCTTCGCGGACCTGAGCGCAGCATCAGCTACAGGTGGTTCGCCGATCCTTCGACACGGATGCTCTATGCTCCCGAGGAACACGAATTCCTCTCGCGCCTGTGGGTCTCAGGTCTGCGGGAGGTGGCGACGCTGCGAGGCACCAAGTCCCGTGCGGCTCATCTCAAGGATCTGCTCTTAGACGAGAGCGAGGAGTTCCGCCGACTGTGGAGCGTCCACGAAGTAGGGCTGCGACCGCACACGGTCAAACACTTCGTCCACCCTGCAGTGGGCGAACTCGAACTCAACTGCCAGTCGCTGCTCGACCCGAACCAGTCGCTCTCGCTCCTCGTCTACACAGCCGAGCCAGGCAGCGAGTCAGCTGAGAAACTTCAGCTGCTCTCGATCATCGGGGCATCCGGGGCATCTACCCGAGAGCCATTCCCGCAGTGA
- a CDS encoding SDR family oxidoreductase, with translation MARKPIDITVPDLSGKRAVITGGSDGIGLGIAARLVRAGAEVVLPVRNRGKGERAVARIKEQVPGALISLRDLDLSSLASVAALGEALAAEGLPINILINNAGVMTPPERQTTEDGFELQFGSNHLGHFALVGYLLPLLREGRARVTSQVSIAANSGAINWDDLNWETSYDGMRAYSQSKIALGFFGLELDRRSQAECWGISSNLSHPGVAPTNLLSARAEIGRSEATGARKLIGALSRRGILLGTSESAGLPALHASTSPDAEGRRLYGPRGPGHLGGAPGEQSLYSRLRLPEEAGQIWSISEELTGVALSVN, from the coding sequence ATGGCACGAAAGCCCATCGACATCACCGTCCCCGATCTGAGCGGCAAGCGCGCGGTGATCACCGGAGGAAGCGACGGCATCGGCCTCGGCATTGCCGCACGGTTGGTCAGAGCCGGCGCCGAGGTGGTCCTTCCGGTGCGTAATCGAGGCAAGGGTGAGAGGGCGGTGGCGAGGATCAAGGAGCAGGTTCCCGGGGCGCTCATCTCTCTGCGGGACCTCGACCTGTCCTCTCTCGCGTCGGTGGCTGCCCTCGGTGAGGCCCTTGCAGCCGAGGGGTTGCCGATCAACATTCTCATCAACAATGCCGGGGTGATGACGCCACCCGAGCGGCAGACGACCGAGGACGGCTTCGAACTCCAGTTCGGGTCCAACCACCTCGGCCACTTCGCACTCGTCGGATATCTGCTCCCGCTGCTCAGAGAGGGGCGGGCGCGAGTGACTTCGCAGGTCAGCATCGCGGCCAACAGCGGAGCCATCAACTGGGACGACCTCAACTGGGAGACGTCCTATGACGGAATGAGGGCTTACAGCCAGTCGAAGATCGCGCTCGGGTTCTTCGGTCTCGAGCTCGATCGTCGCAGTCAGGCCGAATGCTGGGGCATCAGCAGCAATCTGTCCCATCCCGGCGTCGCCCCTACCAACCTTCTCAGTGCCCGCGCCGAAATAGGCCGCTCCGAGGCCACGGGAGCCCGGAAGCTCATCGGTGCACTCTCGAGGCGAGGCATCCTCTTAGGTACATCTGAAAGCGCAGGTCTCCCTGCTCTGCATGCCTCTACTTCGCCGGATGCGGAGGGCAGGCGGCTGTACGGGCCGCGCGGCCCCGGCCATCTCGGCGGCGCCCCCGGGGAGCAGAGCCTGTATTCTCGGCTCCGCCTTCCAGAGGAGGCCGGCCAGATTTGGTCCATCTCTGAGGAGCTGACCGGGGTAGCGCTGTCGGTGAATTGA
- a CDS encoding cation transporter — MSVTASSRVQVLRRRIRIVVAITITWNVIEAFVALIAGGAASSAALVGFGLDSIVEVLSAAAVAWQFAAPDPERREKTALRVIAVSFFALAIYVSVDAIASLTGLRDPEHSTVGIVIAALSLLVMPFLSWFERRTGRELGSASAIADSKQTLICTYLSAALLAGLLLNSILGWAWADSMAALVIAVFAVREGVEAWRGDACCAAPVSVLTGERDAGSCADDHCQD; from the coding sequence ATGAGCGTCACAGCTTCATCGCGCGTGCAGGTTCTGCGTCGACGCATCAGGATCGTTGTGGCCATCACCATCACTTGGAATGTCATCGAAGCCTTTGTGGCTCTGATCGCAGGTGGGGCAGCCTCGTCGGCGGCTCTCGTCGGGTTCGGACTCGACTCGATCGTCGAAGTCCTCTCTGCGGCAGCCGTGGCTTGGCAATTCGCAGCGCCCGACCCAGAGCGGAGGGAAAAGACCGCTCTGCGCGTGATCGCGGTGTCCTTCTTCGCCCTGGCGATCTACGTCAGCGTCGATGCGATCGCCTCCCTGACCGGTCTGCGCGATCCAGAGCATTCCACCGTCGGCATCGTCATCGCTGCCCTGAGTCTCCTCGTCATGCCGTTCCTCAGTTGGTTCGAACGTCGCACGGGTCGCGAACTCGGCTCTGCTTCGGCAATTGCAGACTCCAAACAGACCCTGATCTGCACGTATCTCTCTGCCGCTCTACTGGCAGGGTTGCTGCTCAACAGCATTCTCGGGTGGGCATGGGCGGACTCCATGGCCGCGCTCGTGATCGCCGTATTCGCCGTCCGAGAGGGAGTCGAGGCATGGCGCGGCGATGCCTGCTGCGCCGCACCCGTGTCTGTGCTCACCGGCGAGCGCGATGCTGGTTCTTGCGCCGACGACCACTGTCAGGATTAA
- the cmtR gene encoding Cd(II)/Pb(II)-sensing metalloregulatory transcriptional regulator CmtR, with amino-acid sequence MLTIASRVDVMNRLGRAMADSTRSRILLSLLDSPGYPAQLARELGLTRTNVSNHLSCLRGCGIVVAAAEGRQTRYEIADPHISSALNSLLDVTLAVDSSAPCLNPSCTVPGCCDQRAANDQGSGSTA; translated from the coding sequence ATGCTGACCATTGCTTCGCGCGTCGACGTGATGAACCGTCTGGGTCGCGCCATGGCCGATTCAACCCGATCACGAATCCTGCTCTCGCTGTTGGACTCTCCCGGGTATCCCGCACAGCTCGCGCGCGAACTGGGTCTGACAAGGACGAACGTCTCAAATCATCTTTCCTGCCTGCGCGGATGCGGGATAGTTGTGGCCGCAGCAGAGGGGCGACAGACCAGATACGAGATTGCCGATCCCCACATCAGCTCGGCCCTCAACAGCCTGCTCGACGTCACTCTCGCAGTCGACAGCAGCGCCCCCTGCCTCAACCCCTCATGCACCGTGCCTGGCTGCTGCGATCAAAGAGCTGCCAATGACCAGGGCAGCGGGAGCACGGCATGA
- a CDS encoding RNA polymerase sigma factor: MGAALNESRDPIDRAMILSQDGWGRIIALIAAADGDLAGAEDALSSALERAVRVWRERGVPDNPEGWLYRVALNARRDVWKSAAARTSAVLDPEVHDGAADPGGHDTAASHGAGQPAAAHLVTPADPDALPDRRLELLGACAHPDIEPGVRPLLMLSAVMGMTGKQIAAGMTLPAATVAARLTRAKKRIAALGIGFGLPDRTELEARLPDIHEAIYGAFAIDWVHAASEPRDGIIGETLYLSRLLAELCPSDGESHGLAALIHLSAARFPARRSQDGEFVPLGDQDPSSWDSVLIARGEDHLRAVQRSGAIGRFGLQAAIQILHMSGVRSGSTDWPMLLRLHDDVERMAPSLGGAVARAAVLAEIDGPEAGLAELDALDGASHGQPPVGENAFSSERVDSFQPTWALRAHLLARAGREQEAQRAYRRAIELTTDPAERAHLEERSLEARADGTRSDSTRSDK; this comes from the coding sequence TTGGGTGCAGCCCTGAACGAAAGTCGGGACCCGATCGATCGGGCGATGATCCTCTCCCAGGACGGCTGGGGGCGGATCATCGCCCTCATCGCTGCCGCCGACGGGGACTTAGCCGGCGCCGAGGATGCCCTGAGCTCGGCTCTCGAACGCGCAGTTCGCGTGTGGCGGGAACGAGGAGTGCCGGACAACCCCGAGGGGTGGCTCTACCGGGTTGCCCTCAATGCACGACGCGACGTGTGGAAATCGGCCGCGGCCCGCACCTCGGCGGTCTTGGATCCTGAGGTCCATGATGGTGCCGCCGATCCCGGTGGCCACGACACGGCCGCGTCTCACGGCGCAGGACAGCCGGCCGCAGCCCACTTGGTCACCCCAGCGGATCCCGATGCCCTTCCCGATCGTCGTCTCGAACTGCTGGGCGCCTGCGCTCATCCGGACATCGAGCCGGGAGTCCGGCCGCTGCTCATGCTCTCTGCGGTCATGGGCATGACCGGGAAGCAGATCGCGGCGGGAATGACCCTGCCTGCCGCGACGGTCGCTGCTCGGCTGACTCGGGCGAAGAAGCGCATCGCCGCCCTGGGCATCGGTTTCGGACTGCCGGATCGCACCGAGCTCGAGGCCCGCCTGCCCGACATCCATGAGGCGATCTACGGTGCCTTCGCCATCGACTGGGTGCATGCGGCGAGCGAACCACGCGATGGCATCATCGGCGAGACTCTCTATCTCTCCCGACTGCTCGCCGAGCTGTGTCCCTCCGATGGGGAGTCACACGGCCTCGCCGCCCTCATCCACCTCTCTGCCGCCAGGTTCCCGGCCCGCCGCAGCCAGGACGGAGAGTTCGTGCCCCTCGGCGATCAGGACCCGAGCAGTTGGGATTCCGTGCTCATCGCCAGGGGCGAAGATCATTTGCGGGCAGTGCAGCGCAGCGGAGCGATCGGTCGTTTCGGTCTGCAGGCTGCGATCCAGATCCTCCACATGTCCGGTGTGCGCAGCGGAAGCACCGATTGGCCGATGCTGCTGCGCCTGCACGACGATGTGGAGCGGATGGCGCCCAGCCTCGGCGGAGCTGTGGCGAGGGCCGCGGTGCTTGCTGAGATCGACGGTCCGGAGGCTGGTCTGGCTGAACTCGATGCTCTGGACGGCGCAAGTCATGGTCAGCCCCCTGTCGGAGAGAATGCGTTCTCCTCCGAACGCGTCGATTCGTTCCAGCCGACGTGGGCACTGCGCGCACATCTGCTCGCCCGTGCCGGACGGGAGCAGGAAGCCCAACGTGCCTATCGCCGCGCCATCGAGCTGACCACCGACCCTGCCGAACGCGCCCATCTCGAGGAGAGATCACTCGAGGCCCGAGCAGATGGGACGCGCTCAGACAGCACCCGCTCAGACAAGTGA
- a CDS encoding YciI family protein, which translates to MRYSLVFHAPEPQEGGPQPSAEVMAEMQKLMSDYADALYSAGVFIAAEMLEPQQATTTVTRRGGSVVIEDGPFAAAKEALAGVFVIDVESRDAALAWAEKFPGTSYGVIEVRAAAVSYIDGRWVQP; encoded by the coding sequence ATGCGCTACTCACTGGTCTTCCACGCACCCGAACCTCAAGAAGGCGGACCCCAGCCCTCGGCCGAGGTGATGGCCGAGATGCAGAAGCTGATGTCCGACTACGCCGATGCCCTCTATTCCGCGGGAGTATTCATCGCCGCGGAGATGCTCGAACCGCAGCAGGCGACAACCACCGTCACCCGCCGAGGTGGCTCTGTCGTCATCGAGGACGGTCCCTTCGCAGCGGCGAAGGAGGCCCTGGCCGGAGTCTTCGTCATCGACGTCGAGAGCCGCGACGCGGCTCTGGCCTGGGCAGAGAAGTTCCCCGGCACGAGCTACGGGGTCATCGAGGTCAGAGCGGCGGCAGTCTCCTATATAGACGGACGTTGGGTGCAGCCCTGA
- a CDS encoding Lrp/AsnC family transcriptional regulator, translating into MAEKSRRIADALDARVLLELVRQPRSTVAGLAQRLQVARNTAQARLTRLEDEGLHSFDHRVDTAGLGYPLRAHVLANLKQRKLDQVGAELARIPEVLEVIGVSGTADTLIQVVARDTDDLYRIAGRILSIPGVKRTRTLVSMKQMVEYRVTPLLRRTIAKH; encoded by the coding sequence ATGGCGGAGAAATCACGCAGGATCGCCGACGCCCTCGATGCGCGCGTCCTCCTCGAACTCGTGCGACAGCCGCGATCAACGGTCGCCGGCCTCGCCCAACGGCTGCAGGTAGCCAGAAACACCGCCCAGGCCAGACTCACGCGCCTCGAGGACGAGGGCCTGCACTCGTTCGACCACCGAGTCGACACTGCTGGGCTCGGCTATCCCCTCCGGGCACACGTCCTGGCGAACCTCAAGCAGCGCAAACTCGATCAGGTCGGCGCCGAGCTCGCCCGAATCCCGGAGGTCCTCGAGGTCATCGGAGTCTCGGGCACTGCCGACACCCTCATCCAGGTCGTCGCCCGGGACACTGATGATCTGTATCGCATCGCCGGACGGATCCTGTCGATCCCCGGCGTCAAACGCACACGCACACTCGTGTCGATGAAGCAGATGGTGGAATATCGAGTGACTCCGCTGCTGCGCCGCACGATTGCGAAGCACTGA
- a CDS encoding transketolase-like TK C-terminal-containing protein: MSIDTDTDIEASTFETLDEIHDRILWLSTSIIHHANRVRPNRSGLKVGGHQASCASIATIMTALWFHELRAEDRVSIKPHASPVWHAINYLFGELDESDMTSLRAFGGLQSYPSRTKDPVPADYSTGSVGIGATAPIWGSIARRYVDSTLKPIGLGRQYSLVGDAELDEGAVWEAVIDPDVKHLGEIVWIVDLNRQSLDRVIPDIAAGRIEAMFDAAGWQVITVKFGRLLDELFVRPGGPELRQRILTMSNPEYQRLLRCTAAELRERLPGEGEDAQVLRDLVGSLDDATLTDAIRNLGGHDIPALLDAFARIDDSKPTAIIAYTIKGFGLPSSGHPQNHSALISDEEYTALARRSGQDTQAPWARFDHDSAAGQIIEASAKRLARPEFPRAAESDLPRDLERAHKGTSSSQAALGRVLMDLSRQSPETARRVVTVSPDVSSTTNLGGWVNKVGVWSSEAGRNWFADDAETILQWNESAKGQHMELGIAETNLVGLLGELGATWSRWGEPLFPIGVMYDPFVNRALEPWTFGMYAGGQSILVGTPSGVTLAPEGGAHQSITTPSTGMEVPGLVTYEPAFAQDVEWTLLHSLTRLGRPDGESAYLRLSTRAIDQSLAEVPSDPVARRRRREQVIAGGFRLRATQRPRVQLVGMGAMMTETLAAADRLDAMGIDADVVCVTSPGLLYRALRAAQGNRSPAAAGAGASAGSAAGPGSEWILDQVFPSERGVPMVTVLDGHPHTLSFLATINKVDHVALGVSSFGQSGDIDDVYRYHGIDVDSIVRAALDASRS, from the coding sequence GTGAGCATCGATACAGACACAGACATAGAAGCCTCGACGTTCGAGACCCTCGATGAGATCCACGATCGGATTCTGTGGCTGTCGACCTCGATCATCCACCATGCCAATCGCGTGCGTCCCAACCGCAGCGGGCTCAAGGTCGGCGGACACCAGGCCTCATGCGCCTCGATCGCCACGATCATGACCGCACTGTGGTTCCACGAACTGCGAGCCGAAGACCGCGTGAGCATCAAACCGCATGCCAGCCCCGTCTGGCACGCCATTAACTACCTCTTCGGTGAACTCGATGAATCGGACATGACCTCCCTGCGGGCCTTCGGCGGGCTGCAGAGCTACCCGAGCCGCACCAAGGACCCGGTTCCAGCCGACTACTCCACCGGCTCCGTCGGCATCGGAGCCACGGCACCCATCTGGGGCTCGATCGCCCGACGCTACGTCGACTCGACGCTGAAACCCATCGGCCTCGGGCGACAGTACTCCCTGGTCGGAGACGCGGAACTCGACGAGGGCGCCGTGTGGGAGGCCGTCATCGACCCCGATGTCAAACACCTCGGCGAAATCGTCTGGATCGTCGACCTCAACCGCCAGTCACTGGACCGCGTGATCCCCGACATCGCCGCCGGGCGCATCGAAGCGATGTTCGACGCCGCCGGCTGGCAGGTGATCACCGTGAAGTTCGGACGCCTGCTCGATGAGCTCTTCGTCCGACCCGGCGGACCTGAGCTGAGACAGCGGATCCTGACGATGTCGAACCCCGAATACCAGCGTCTGCTGCGCTGCACGGCCGCCGAGCTGCGCGAGCGGCTGCCCGGTGAGGGGGAGGACGCCCAGGTCCTGCGGGATCTGGTGGGCAGCCTCGATGACGCCACATTGACGGATGCGATCAGAAACCTCGGCGGGCATGACATTCCCGCACTCCTCGACGCCTTCGCGCGGATCGACGATTCGAAGCCGACGGCCATCATCGCGTACACGATCAAGGGGTTCGGGCTGCCGAGCTCCGGACATCCGCAGAACCACTCCGCGCTCATCAGCGATGAGGAATACACGGCTTTGGCCCGGCGCAGCGGCCAGGACACACAGGCACCCTGGGCCCGGTTCGACCACGATTCTGCCGCCGGACAGATCATCGAGGCGAGTGCGAAGCGACTGGCGCGACCGGAATTCCCTCGCGCTGCCGAGAGCGATCTGCCGCGGGATCTCGAGCGGGCACACAAGGGCACCTCCTCATCGCAGGCCGCGCTGGGCCGCGTGCTCATGGACCTCAGTCGGCAGTCACCGGAGACAGCCCGCCGGGTGGTCACGGTCAGTCCCGATGTGTCATCGACGACCAACCTCGGCGGTTGGGTCAACAAGGTCGGGGTGTGGAGTTCGGAAGCCGGCCGCAACTGGTTCGCCGATGACGCCGAGACAATCCTGCAGTGGAACGAATCGGCCAAGGGCCAGCACATGGAGCTGGGCATCGCCGAGACGAATCTGGTCGGTCTGCTCGGGGAGCTCGGAGCGACATGGAGCAGGTGGGGAGAGCCGCTCTTCCCGATCGGCGTCATGTACGACCCATTCGTCAACCGTGCCCTCGAGCCGTGGACCTTCGGCATGTATGCGGGTGGACAGTCGATCCTCGTCGGCACTCCGTCCGGGGTCACGCTGGCACCCGAAGGCGGTGCGCATCAGTCGATCACGACTCCCTCGACCGGCATGGAGGTGCCGGGTCTGGTGACCTATGAGCCTGCGTTCGCCCAGGACGTCGAGTGGACCCTGCTTCATTCCCTCACCCGGCTGGGCAGGCCCGATGGCGAATCAGCCTACCTGCGGCTGTCGACTCGGGCGATCGACCAGTCCCTGGCCGAGGTGCCGAGCGACCCGGTGGCGCGTCGGCGTCGTCGGGAGCAGGTCATCGCCGGAGGATTCCGGCTGCGGGCGACGCAGCGACCCCGAGTCCAGCTCGTGGGCATGGGCGCCATGATGACGGAGACCCTGGCTGCTGCGGACCGCCTCGATGCCATGGGCATCGACGCCGATGTCGTGTGCGTGACCAGCCCCGGTCTGCTCTACCGGGCGCTGCGGGCCGCCCAGGGAAATCGATCGCCCGCTGCTGCAGGAGCTGGTGCCTCTGCGGGGTCTGCTGCCGGTCCGGGATCCGAGTGGATCCTGGACCAGGTGTTCCCCTCCGAGCGCGGGGTGCCGATGGTCACCGTCCTCGACGGGCACCCGCACACGCTGTCGTTCCTCGCCACGATCAACAAGGTCGACCATGTCGCGCTCGGGGTGAGCAGCTTCGGGCAGTCCGGCGATATCGACGACGTCTATCGCTATCACGGGATCGATGTCGACTCGATCGTGCGAGCGGCCCTCGACGCGAGCCGGAGCTAG